In Deltaproteobacteria bacterium, a single window of DNA contains:
- the fdhF gene encoding formate dehydrogenase subunit alpha, whose amino-acid sequence MNVTINGKVIDARPESTILEVAREGGIHIPTLCYHKQLSPYGGCRLCIVEVEGIPRLVASCTTPVTDGMVVKTDTEQIRKVRKTIVELILSNHPNECMVCEQNGRCELQDLAYEFGLKEIRFQGEKSVYPIQNQNPLIERDYNKCILCGRCVRMCDEVQGVGAVDFSNRGFHAKIATEYDGVLACEFCGNCVEACPVGALTGKISRYKGRSWEAKKVRTVCNYCGCGCTITMHAKEGQVIRVSRADGATVNDGCMCVKGKFGFEYINHEDRLTTPLVRKDGKLVEATWEEALERVAENLGRIKQDYGSNSIGGLCSAKCTNEDNYVFQKFMRTVIGTNNVDHCARYUHSSTVAGLVASFGSGAMTNSIEEFVHSNAYFVIGSNTTEAHPIIALQLKKGVRFNGAKLVVADPREIPLTRYADLWLRHRPGTDAALINGLMHLILKEGLEDREFVRDRTENFDALKKVLKKYTPAYTEKVTGVPKEKLQEAARIIGTEERVAFFYAMGITQHVMGTENVMSVANLAMLTGNVGKPGTGVNPLRGQSNVQGACDMGGLFDYYPGYQRVDQEANRQKFSKAWRCDTLSREPGLPATGMVNAAIEGKVKALYVMGENPILSDPDIGHTEKAFANLEFLLVQDIFLTETAALADVVLPAASFAEKDGTFTNTERRVQRVREVIEPVGGSRVDWKILAAIAEKMGRPMHFQDSAGIFDEMASVTPLYGGISHERLERGSLQWPCPDADHPGTPYLHKGKFSRGKGFFSPVDYKPPTELPDAKYPFLLTTGRMLSHYHTGSMTRRSGGLHELCPEGFVEIHPRDAKKLKIKDGEEIRLTSRRGTVTVKAKITRRVPPKVVYMNFHFAESAANRLTIAALDPLSGIAEAKVCAVKVEKMQSVKVTV is encoded by the coding sequence ATGAACGTAACGATTAACGGCAAGGTCATTGACGCCCGGCCGGAAAGCACGATCCTGGAGGTGGCACGGGAAGGGGGGATTCATATCCCTACGCTCTGTTATCACAAGCAGCTTTCGCCTTACGGGGGCTGTCGGCTCTGTATCGTCGAGGTCGAAGGAATTCCCCGGCTGGTGGCTTCCTGCACGACACCGGTCACGGACGGGATGGTGGTCAAGACCGATACGGAGCAGATCCGGAAGGTACGAAAGACCATTGTTGAACTGATTCTCTCCAACCATCCGAATGAATGTATGGTCTGCGAACAGAACGGTCGATGCGAACTGCAGGATCTGGCTTACGAATTCGGATTAAAAGAGATCCGGTTCCAGGGAGAAAAGAGTGTCTATCCGATTCAGAATCAGAACCCCCTGATCGAGCGGGACTACAACAAGTGTATTCTCTGCGGCCGTTGTGTCCGGATGTGCGATGAGGTCCAGGGGGTTGGCGCCGTTGATTTTTCCAATCGCGGGTTCCATGCCAAGATCGCGACGGAGTACGACGGGGTGCTGGCCTGTGAATTTTGCGGGAACTGTGTCGAGGCTTGTCCCGTGGGGGCGCTGACCGGGAAAATCTCGCGGTACAAGGGGCGTTCCTGGGAGGCGAAGAAGGTCCGGACGGTTTGCAACTACTGCGGTTGCGGCTGTACGATTACGATGCATGCCAAGGAGGGGCAGGTGATCCGGGTCAGCCGGGCGGACGGCGCCACCGTCAATGACGGCTGCATGTGCGTCAAGGGGAAGTTCGGGTTCGAGTATATCAACCATGAAGACCGTTTGACGACCCCCCTGGTTCGAAAAGACGGCAAGCTGGTGGAGGCGACCTGGGAGGAGGCCCTCGAGCGGGTGGCGGAGAACCTGGGGCGGATCAAGCAGGACTATGGCAGCAACAGTATCGGCGGCCTCTGCTCGGCCAAGTGCACCAACGAAGATAATTATGTTTTTCAGAAGTTCATGCGAACGGTGATCGGCACCAACAATGTTGATCACTGTGCACGGTATTGACACAGCTCCACGGTCGCCGGTCTGGTGGCCTCCTTTGGAAGCGGTGCGATGACGAACTCGATTGAGGAGTTTGTCCATTCCAATGCCTATTTCGTGATCGGGTCCAACACCACGGAGGCGCACCCGATTATTGCGCTCCAGTTGAAAAAAGGTGTCCGGTTCAACGGGGCGAAGCTGGTTGTGGCGGACCCCCGGGAGATTCCGCTGACCCGGTATGCCGACCTCTGGCTCCGGCACCGGCCGGGGACGGACGCTGCCCTGATCAACGGCCTGATGCACCTGATTCTCAAGGAGGGGCTGGAAGACCGGGAATTCGTCCGAGACCGGACCGAGAATTTTGACGCACTGAAGAAGGTCTTGAAAAAATATACGCCAGCCTATACGGAGAAGGTCACCGGTGTTCCGAAAGAGAAGTTGCAGGAAGCGGCACGGATTATCGGGACGGAAGAACGTGTGGCCTTCTTTTATGCCATGGGGATTACCCAGCATGTGATGGGGACCGAGAACGTCATGAGTGTGGCCAATCTTGCCATGTTGACGGGGAATGTCGGCAAACCGGGGACGGGTGTCAATCCTCTGCGGGGACAGAGCAATGTCCAGGGGGCCTGTGACATGGGCGGGCTCTTTGACTACTATCCCGGATATCAGCGGGTCGATCAGGAGGCAAACCGGCAAAAGTTCTCCAAGGCCTGGCGGTGCGATACCTTGAGCCGGGAACCGGGGCTTCCCGCCACGGGCATGGTGAATGCCGCAATTGAGGGAAAGGTGAAGGCCCTCTATGTGATGGGGGAAAACCCGATCCTTTCCGATCCCGATATCGGTCATACGGAGAAGGCTTTTGCAAATCTTGAATTCCTGCTGGTGCAGGACATCTTCCTGACCGAGACGGCGGCCCTGGCGGATGTGGTGCTGCCTGCAGCGAGTTTTGCCGAGAAAGACGGGACCTTCACCAACACGGAGCGGCGTGTGCAGCGGGTCCGGGAGGTGATTGAGCCGGTGGGAGGCAGCCGGGTCGACTGGAAGATTCTTGCGGCGATTGCCGAAAAGATGGGACGGCCGATGCACTTTCAGGACAGCGCCGGAATTTTCGATGAAATGGCTTCCGTGACCCCCCTTTACGGTGGAATCTCGCACGAGCGTCTGGAGCGGGGGAGTTTGCAGTGGCCCTGCCCGGATGCCGATCATCCCGGAACGCCCTATCTGCATAAAGGGAAGTTCTCCCGGGGCAAGGGATTCTTTTCTCCCGTGGATTACAAACCGCCGACGGAACTTCCGGATGCAAAGTATCCCTTCCTCCTGACGACGGGGCGGATGCTCTCTCATTATCATACGGGCAGCATGACCCGACGGTCCGGGGGGCTTCATGAACTCTGTCCGGAAGGGTTTGTCGAGATCCATCCCCGGGACGCGAAGAAGCTCAAGATCAAGGATGGGGAAGAGATTCGTCTCACATCCCGCCGCGGAACAGTGACGGTGAAGGCGAAGATCACCCGGCGTGTCCCTCCGAAAGTGGTCTATATGAATTTTCATTTTGCCGAATCGGCGGCCAATCGCCTGACCATTGCCGCCCTTGATCCTCTTTCAGGGATTGCCGAAGCAAAGGTCTGTGCCGTGAAGGTGGAAAAGATGCAGTCCGTGAAGGTGACGGTTTAA
- a CDS encoding DUF4445 domain-containing protein, which yields MKLCKVKFFPSERSISVRVGSTLLKAASMAGVHINASCGGAGTCGKCRAVIREGDYRTESSIHLPEEDRAEGYVLSCLTVIEGDCEVEIPKEAQRGEGTQVATGIPGMELLKIGEREIRPRTKKVHFRISPPTLDDNISDWARLRRDLNNAGYGGLPVTCGLSVLQKMGRVLRESHWDVTVTLLWSQVELEVMDIEPGDVTQSRYGLAIDVGTTTVVAYLVHLNTGEVIDVESDLNAQIRCGEDVISRIVYATEVGTVEEVHGLVIETISGLVRRLTRRNGIRSEDIDSVVAAGNTTMTHLLYNLDPHTIREEPYIPTVNLFPVIKAREIGIHSNPNASIYAVPGTASYVGGDITAGVLASEIYKSDALTIFIDIGTNGELVLGNREWLVAASCSAGPAFEGGGVKFGMRACRGAIEGVRIDRETLEPECHVIGGGAPEGICGSGMIDVLAEMCMAGVIDPKGNFVSELKTDRIRPGETGLEYVLAREAETEIGRDIVLTDSDIDNIIRTKGAIYAGFRTLLGEMGLTFGDVERFIIAGGFGNYIDIEKAIIIGLLPDLPEERFHFIGNSSIIGAYLVLLSKEMRLEAEEIARKMTYIELSVSHSFMDEYMSALFLPHTDLTAFPTVSEIMRQKRKTP from the coding sequence ATGAAACTCTGCAAGGTCAAATTCTTTCCCAGTGAACGGAGCATCTCCGTTCGTGTCGGTTCCACCCTTCTCAAGGCGGCCTCCATGGCCGGGGTTCATATCAACGCTTCCTGCGGCGGTGCGGGGACCTGCGGAAAGTGCCGTGCCGTGATCCGGGAAGGGGACTATCGGACGGAATCGAGCATCCATCTGCCGGAGGAAGACCGTGCAGAAGGCTATGTCCTTTCCTGTCTGACCGTGATCGAAGGGGATTGCGAGGTTGAGATTCCGAAAGAGGCACAGCGGGGTGAAGGTACGCAGGTGGCGACGGGGATCCCCGGGATGGAATTGCTCAAAATCGGGGAACGGGAGATCCGTCCCCGGACCAAGAAGGTACACTTCAGGATTTCCCCGCCGACGCTTGATGACAATATATCCGACTGGGCCCGCCTGCGGCGTGATCTGAACAATGCCGGTTATGGCGGGCTACCGGTTACCTGCGGCTTGTCGGTGTTGCAGAAGATGGGGCGTGTCCTGCGGGAAAGTCACTGGGACGTAACGGTGACGCTCCTCTGGAGCCAGGTGGAACTGGAGGTTATGGACATTGAACCGGGCGATGTGACACAGTCCCGTTACGGGCTGGCCATCGATGTGGGAACGACGACGGTCGTGGCTTACCTGGTTCACCTCAACACCGGTGAGGTGATTGACGTCGAATCGGACCTGAATGCCCAGATCCGATGCGGGGAGGATGTTATCTCCCGGATTGTCTATGCCACGGAGGTGGGGACGGTGGAGGAGGTCCACGGTCTTGTGATCGAGACCATCAGCGGCCTGGTCCGCCGCCTGACCCGGCGTAACGGTATCCGGTCGGAGGACATCGATTCCGTTGTGGCCGCCGGAAACACGACCATGACCCATCTCCTCTATAATTTGGATCCGCATACCATCCGGGAAGAGCCCTACATCCCGACGGTGAATCTGTTCCCCGTCATCAAGGCCCGGGAGATCGGGATTCACTCCAATCCGAATGCCAGCATCTATGCCGTGCCCGGGACGGCCAGTTACGTGGGCGGAGATATCACCGCCGGGGTCCTTGCCTCGGAGATCTACAAGAGTGATGCGTTAACAATCTTTATCGATATCGGGACCAACGGGGAGCTGGTGTTGGGAAACCGGGAATGGCTGGTCGCTGCCTCCTGCTCCGCCGGCCCGGCCTTTGAGGGAGGCGGAGTGAAGTTCGGCATGCGGGCCTGCCGAGGGGCGATTGAAGGGGTTCGAATCGATCGGGAGACCTTGGAACCGGAGTGCCATGTTATCGGAGGGGGGGCGCCGGAAGGGATTTGCGGTTCCGGGATGATCGATGTGCTGGCCGAGATGTGCATGGCCGGGGTGATCGATCCGAAGGGAAATTTCGTCTCCGAGCTTAAGACCGACCGGATTCGTCCGGGAGAGACCGGCCTGGAATATGTCCTGGCACGGGAAGCCGAGACGGAGATCGGACGCGACATCGTACTGACGGATTCGGATATCGACAATATCATTCGGACGAAAGGGGCGATCTACGCCGGATTCCGTACCCTCCTGGGCGAAATGGGTCTTACCTTTGGTGATGTGGAGCGTTTCATCATTGCCGGGGGGTTCGGGAACTATATTGATATCGAGAAGGCGATCATCATCGGGCTTCTGCCCGACCTGCCGGAAGAACGCTTCCACTTTATCGGTAATTCCTCCATTATCGGTGCTTACCTGGTCCTCCTGTCCAAGGAGATGCGGCTGGAGGCCGAAGAGATCGCCCGGAAAATGACCTACATTGAACTTTCCGTTTCCCACTCCTTCATGGATGAATACATGTCCGCCCTTTTCCTTCCTCATACTGATCTTACCGCCTTCCCGACCGTTTCCGAGATTATGCGGCAGAAACGAAAAACCCCGTAA
- a CDS encoding cyclic nucleotide-binding domain-containing protein: protein MGMIDILRVNPLFVDLTDRELEKVVEVVQKKKCGAGSEIFDENMPGRELYIILSGKIRIVKITREGERQTLSVLKPGSFFGELSLLDGRKHSASAEAVEDSTLLVLTQQSLASIEKNHPEVALKVIKNMALKISGILREMNEKFMGMVNYMW from the coding sequence ATGGGAATGATTGATATCCTGAGGGTCAATCCGCTCTTTGTCGATCTGACCGACCGGGAGCTGGAAAAAGTGGTGGAGGTTGTTCAGAAGAAGAAATGTGGCGCCGGCAGTGAAATCTTTGATGAAAATATGCCGGGTCGGGAACTCTACATTATTCTAAGCGGCAAGATCCGGATTGTGAAAATCACGCGTGAAGGGGAACGTCAGACCCTGAGTGTTCTGAAACCTGGAAGTTTCTTCGGGGAACTCTCTCTTCTGGACGGCCGGAAACATTCCGCCTCCGCCGAGGCCGTGGAGGATTCCACCCTGCTTGTCTTGACGCAGCAATCGCTGGCGTCGATCGAGAAGAATCACCCCGAAGTGGCCCTGAAGGTGATCAAGAACATGGCGCTGAAGATCAGCGGTATCCTTCGGGAGATGAACGAAAAGTTCATGGGGATGGTGAACTATATGTGGTAA
- a CDS encoding VWA domain-containing protein codes for MAVHPFLRGFFFSFFLLVLSSWILPPVVRADVTIEFVLDGSGSMWGQLYDQYKIVILKQGMESFLEKAPDDLRIGIRAFGLSGEEGCSNTRLLLPPTMNAYPEVIQAVKKMNPSGQAPIIFALRKGLKDLKGAEGKKLLILIADGRDTCEADSLGAVEKLSQALSGVEIHVIGLGLPAGEDRTELKLLAAKANGNYYNVSNSSQLKRRVSGIVGQTIREEKERLRLLAEEKVRQATLAEKTRLVVEFVSHVPGFFCSGIRLLDLQIDGKPVKASGMTGIGCTDRVRLYDRPLAAGDHTILLQYEKDNHGDFLKSRPESFSVNVTSGKTTRLECRTAGHLLYWGLDFSVEEVDSP; via the coding sequence ATGGCTGTCCATCCTTTTCTTCGAGGTTTCTTTTTTTCTTTTTTCCTGCTCGTTCTTTCGTCGTGGATCCTGCCGCCGGTCGTCCGGGCCGATGTTACGATCGAGTTTGTCCTCGATGGCTCCGGGTCGATGTGGGGGCAGCTCTATGACCAGTACAAGATTGTGATCCTGAAACAGGGGATGGAAAGTTTCCTGGAGAAGGCTCCCGACGACCTGCGGATCGGCATTCGCGCCTTCGGCCTCAGCGGGGAAGAGGGGTGCAGCAACACGCGTCTTCTCCTGCCGCCGACGATGAACGCCTATCCCGAGGTGATCCAGGCGGTGAAAAAGATGAACCCGTCGGGGCAGGCACCGATCATTTTTGCGCTTCGAAAGGGGCTAAAAGACCTGAAAGGGGCTGAAGGGAAAAAACTCCTGATCCTGATTGCGGATGGGCGGGACACTTGTGAAGCCGACAGCCTTGGGGCGGTGGAAAAGCTTTCCCAGGCCCTCTCCGGCGTGGAGATCCATGTGATCGGTCTGGGCCTTCCGGCCGGGGAAGACCGGACGGAGTTAAAACTCCTTGCCGCCAAGGCAAACGGAAATTATTATAATGTCTCCAACAGCAGTCAATTAAAGCGGCGGGTCTCCGGGATTGTCGGACAAACAATCCGGGAGGAGAAGGAACGTCTCCGGCTGCTTGCCGAGGAGAAGGTCCGGCAGGCCACCCTGGCCGAAAAGACCCGGCTGGTCGTGGAATTCGTCAGTCATGTTCCCGGATTCTTCTGCAGCGGGATCCGTCTGCTCGATCTGCAGATCGACGGGAAACCGGTCAAAGCTTCGGGGATGACCGGGATCGGCTGTACGGACCGGGTTCGACTCTACGATCGTCCACTGGCCGCGGGAGACCATACGATCCTCCTGCAATACGAAAAGGACAATCACGGTGATTTTCTTAAAAGTCGCCCGGAATCATTTTCCGTGAACGTGACCTCCGGCAAAACGACCCGGCTGGAATGCCGTACGGCCGGTCACCTTCTCTATTGGGGGCTCGACTTTTCCGTAGAGGAGGTTGACTCGCCCTGA
- the nuoF gene encoding NADH-quinone oxidoreductase subunit NuoF, whose amino-acid sequence MVGMGTCGRAAGGMKVFDALDQLLQADKVKAELEQTGCIGMCSQEVLVDVQLPGRTRVLYGNIKPIKEKHLKILEQIVKEHLIGGEVVKEHVLGQIRPENGEKPFDDIPYYEELSFNSAQERIVLRNCGSMDPESIGEYCARDGYKALTKVLKEMTPEEVVDEMKLSGLRGRGGAGFPTGLKWGFAAMSRSDVKYMICNADEGDPGAFMDRSVLEGDPHSVLEGMAIGGYAMGAHTGYIYVRAEYPLAIKRLKIAIAQAGERGLLGKNILKTGFDFEIFIKQGAGAFVCGEETALIASIEGKRGMPRPKPPFPANHGLWGKPTNINNVETLANVAPIILKGGAWYAGFGTEKSKGTKVFALAGKISNPGLIEVPMGKPLREIIYDIGGGCPGGKAFKAVQTGGPSGGCIPASIIDTPVDYESLAQAGAIMGSGGMVVMDENTCMVEMARYFLNFTQEESCGKCVPCRVGTKRMLEILERIVEGKGKEGDVELLKDLGEDVKAASLCGLGQTAPNPVLSTIRYFQDEYDAHIHEKRCPAGVCKALFQYRVEDPFCKMCGLCVRKCPVGAIQGGPKKIAKIIDSKCVKCGVCIEVCPFEAITQVDTHEKSET is encoded by the coding sequence TTACGGAAACATCAAACCGATCAAGGAGAAACATCTCAAAATCCTCGAACAGATCGTCAAAGAGCATCTGATTGGAGGGGAGGTCGTCAAGGAGCATGTCCTCGGACAGATCCGGCCGGAGAACGGCGAGAAACCTTTTGATGATATTCCCTACTACGAGGAACTCTCTTTCAACTCCGCACAGGAACGGATTGTTCTCCGGAACTGCGGTTCCATGGATCCCGAGAGTATCGGCGAGTATTGTGCCCGTGACGGTTACAAGGCGCTGACAAAGGTTTTAAAGGAGATGACCCCGGAAGAGGTGGTCGACGAGATGAAACTCTCGGGACTTCGCGGGCGGGGCGGTGCCGGTTTTCCCACCGGACTCAAGTGGGGTTTTGCGGCCATGTCCCGGTCCGATGTGAAGTATATGATCTGCAACGCCGACGAAGGGGATCCCGGGGCCTTCATGGATCGCTCCGTGCTCGAAGGGGACCCCCACTCCGTCCTTGAGGGGATGGCAATCGGCGGCTATGCCATGGGGGCGCATACCGGGTATATCTACGTCCGGGCCGAATACCCCCTGGCGATCAAACGCCTGAAGATTGCTATTGCTCAGGCCGGGGAGCGGGGCCTTCTCGGAAAGAATATTCTGAAAACGGGTTTTGATTTTGAGATCTTCATCAAACAGGGAGCCGGGGCCTTTGTCTGCGGAGAAGAGACGGCCCTGATTGCCTCGATCGAAGGCAAAAGAGGGATGCCCCGTCCCAAGCCGCCCTTTCCTGCGAATCACGGGCTCTGGGGAAAGCCGACGAATATCAATAATGTCGAGACCCTTGCCAACGTTGCGCCGATCATCCTGAAGGGGGGCGCCTGGTATGCCGGTTTCGGCACGGAAAAGAGCAAGGGGACCAAGGTCTTTGCCCTGGCGGGGAAGATCAGCAATCCCGGTCTGATCGAAGTCCCCATGGGCAAACCGCTCAGGGAAATCATCTACGATATCGGCGGCGGCTGTCCCGGCGGGAAAGCCTTCAAGGCGGTCCAGACCGGCGGCCCTTCGGGGGGATGTATCCCTGCGTCGATTATCGATACCCCCGTCGATTACGAATCGCTCGCTCAGGCCGGGGCGATCATGGGATCGGGCGGCATGGTGGTCATGGATGAGAACACCTGTATGGTCGAGATGGCCCGTTATTTTCTCAATTTTACCCAAGAGGAGTCGTGCGGGAAATGTGTTCCCTGCCGGGTCGGGACCAAACGGATGCTCGAGATCCTCGAACGGATTGTGGAGGGAAAGGGGAAAGAAGGGGACGTGGAACTCTTAAAGGACCTGGGGGAGGATGTCAAGGCGGCTTCTCTCTGCGGCCTGGGGCAGACGGCGCCCAATCCGGTTCTTTCCACGATTCGATATTTTCAGGACGAGTATGATGCCCACATCCATGAGAAACGCTGTCCGGCCGGTGTCTGCAAAGCGCTCTTCCAGTACCGGGTGGAAGATCCTTTCTGCAAGATGTGCGGCCTCTGCGTCCGAAAGTGTCCTGTGGGGGCCATCCAGGGCGGGCCGAAGAAAATTGCGAAGATCATAGACAGCAAATGCGTCAAGTGCGGTGTTTGTATCGAGGTCTGTCCCTTTGAGGCCATTACGCAGGTTGACACTCATGAGAAATCCGAGACATAA
- a CDS encoding DUF4321 domain-containing protein encodes MMRDRSFDAGRESRGVLLPLGVLILAGIAGNLIARAMGMLVPGGVLHDLLVSGFRFGIDPPWTLNLAVFSLSFGFSLNLTFTGVLMMILFLFLYKKA; translated from the coding sequence ATGATGAGGGATCGATCTTTTGACGCAGGCAGGGAAAGCCGGGGGGTGTTGCTGCCCCTCGGCGTCCTGATCCTTGCGGGAATTGCGGGGAACCTGATTGCCCGGGCCATGGGGATGTTGGTGCCGGGAGGGGTTTTGCATGACCTGTTGGTCTCGGGATTCCGTTTCGGGATTGATCCGCCCTGGACACTCAATCTTGCCGTATTCTCCCTGAGTTTCGGGTTTTCTCTGAACCTGACCTTTACGGGTGTCCTTATGATGATCTTGTTTCTCTTCTTGTACAAGAAGGCTTGA
- a CDS encoding formate--tetrahydrofolate ligase produces MALDPTKHADWEIAQEAESRMKTVYQLAEELGLEKEELLPHGHYVAKVDFAGVTRRLADRPNGKYVDVTAITPTPLGEGKSTSTMGLVQGLGKRGKSVTAAIRQPSGGPTMNIKGSAAGGGLSQCIPLTPFSLGLTGDINAIMNAHNLAMVALTARMQHEFNYDDAILATKNLKRLNIDPNNVEMGWIIDFCAQSLRHIIIGMGGKMDGFMMPSKFGIAVSSEIMAILAVANDLKDMRERMGKIVVAYSKSGDPVTTADLEVDGAMTAWMVEALNPNLLQTLEGQPVFVHAGPFANIAIGQSSIIADRVGLKLGDYHVTESGFGADIGFEKFWNLKCRFSGLKPNAAVVVATIRALKCHGGAPIPVPGRPMPEEYSGENVGWVEKGCENLVHHIKNVKQAGINPVVCINAFYTDTDNEINAVRRLAEAAGARVALSRHWEHGGDGALEFADAVVDACNEPNDFQFLYDLKTPLRTRIEMIAEHVYGADGVEYSPGALSKAKRIEADPELSKLGTCMVKTHLSLSDNPMIKGVPKAWKLSVQDILTYGGAGFVVPVAGTISLMPGTASDPAYRRVDVDVESGKVTGLF; encoded by the coding sequence ATGGCATTAGATCCGACAAAACACGCCGATTGGGAAATCGCACAGGAAGCGGAATCCCGGATGAAGACCGTCTATCAGCTGGCCGAGGAGTTGGGGCTGGAAAAAGAGGAACTGCTTCCTCACGGGCATTATGTGGCCAAGGTTGACTTTGCCGGGGTGACCCGGCGTCTGGCCGACCGTCCCAACGGGAAGTATGTGGATGTGACGGCGATTACGCCGACGCCTTTGGGAGAAGGAAAGTCGACCTCCACCATGGGGCTGGTGCAGGGGCTGGGCAAACGGGGGAAGAGTGTTACTGCAGCGATCCGACAACCTTCCGGCGGACCGACGATGAACATCAAGGGGTCCGCCGCCGGCGGAGGCCTTTCCCAGTGCATTCCGTTGACCCCCTTTTCCCTGGGGTTGACGGGAGACATCAATGCCATCATGAATGCCCACAATCTGGCCATGGTGGCGCTCACCGCACGAATGCAGCATGAGTTCAATTACGACGACGCGATCCTTGCTACGAAGAACCTGAAGCGTCTCAATATCGACCCCAACAATGTGGAGATGGGATGGATCATTGATTTCTGCGCCCAGTCCCTCCGGCATATCATCATCGGGATGGGGGGGAAGATGGATGGGTTCATGATGCCCTCCAAGTTCGGTATCGCCGTCTCGTCCGAGATCATGGCGATCCTCGCCGTGGCAAACGACCTCAAGGACATGCGGGAACGGATGGGGAAAATCGTTGTTGCCTACAGCAAGAGCGGCGATCCCGTAACCACGGCCGACCTCGAGGTGGATGGTGCCATGACGGCCTGGATGGTGGAGGCGCTCAACCCGAATCTGCTTCAGACCCTCGAAGGACAGCCGGTCTTCGTTCATGCCGGTCCCTTTGCAAACATCGCGATCGGTCAGTCCTCGATCATTGCCGACCGGGTCGGTTTGAAGTTGGGGGACTATCACGTCACGGAATCGGGTTTCGGCGCCGACATCGGATTCGAAAAATTCTGGAATCTGAAATGCCGTTTCTCCGGCCTGAAACCAAATGCTGCTGTTGTGGTGGCCACGATCCGGGCGCTCAAGTGCCACGGAGGGGCCCCCATCCCGGTCCCGGGCCGTCCCATGCCGGAAGAGTACTCGGGGGAGAATGTCGGCTGGGTTGAAAAAGGGTGTGAGAACCTGGTACACCACATCAAGAATGTCAAACAGGCGGGGATCAATCCAGTGGTCTGTATCAATGCCTTTTACACCGATACCGACAATGAGATCAACGCGGTGCGGCGGCTCGCGGAAGCCGCCGGTGCCCGGGTGGCTCTTTCCCGCCATTGGGAACATGGCGGCGACGGCGCCCTCGAATTTGCCGATGCAGTGGTGGATGCCTGTAATGAGCCGAATGATTTTCAGTTTCTCTATGACCTGAAGACTCCGCTGCGCACCCGTATCGAAATGATTGCGGAGCATGTCTACGGCGCCGACGGGGTGGAATACTCTCCCGGGGCTCTCTCCAAGGCAAAGCGGATCGAAGCGGATCCGGAACTCTCGAAACTGGGCACCTGCATGGTGAAGACGCATCTGAGTCTTTCCGACAACCCCATGATTAAGGGGGTGCCCAAGGCGTGGAAACTTTCCGTCCAGGATATCCTGACTTACGGAGGCGCCGGTTTTGTCGTGCCCGTGGCGGGGACGATCAGTCTCATGCCCGGGACGGCCTCGGATCCGGCCTATCGCCGTGTGGATGTGGATGTAGAGAGCGGGAAGGTAACGGGTCTTTTTTAA